The Pyramidobacter porci genome includes the window CCGCGTCGAGATCGGCTTCGGTCACGCCCTTGTTGATTACGTCGCGCATGCGCTGCGACCCGGCCTCGGGCGCCAGCGTCAGACCGCCCTTTTTCATCACTTCCAGCCCCGCCGCCAGGCCGACGGAAAAATTGTCCACGCGCAGGCTCGGCAGACTGACTTTGATCCCGTCGTCGTGAAGGTTCGACAGCGATTGGAGCAGCGTTCCGATCTGCGGATAATCGCAGCTGGCCAGCGAGACCAAGCTGCACTCTTCCCAGCCCGTCTGACGGATCAGCGCGCGGATGCACTTGTCGACGACTTCCGGACTGCGCTCGCGGATGGGCCGGTAGATCATGCCCGCCTGACAGAAACGGCAGCCGCGCGAACAGCCGCGGAACAGCTCCACCGCCACGCGGTCGTGGATGATGCCCGAAGCGGGGACGATCATGCCCTCCGGCGCGATTGCGTCCATGTCGCGGCAGATCAGGCGCTTTCGCGGCAGCGGGAACTTCGATGCAAAATGCGCGCCCGACTCGTCGTAAGTACACGACGTCAGCGCGGGCACATATGTGCCGTCAAGCTCGGCCGCGGCGCGCAGCCGCTCGATCCGCGCCCGTCCTTTCGTCTTTTTCAGCAGATCGAACAGCGGCGGGTTGACGACCTCGCCGTCGCCGAGGCAGAAAATATCGATAAAATCGGCCACAGGTTCCGGCACCAGCGCCGCCGGTCCGCCGGCCATGACGATCGGATCAGCGTCCGCCCGGCGTGACGCCAGCAGAGGCACGCCGCCCAGATCGAGCATGGTGAGGATGTTCGTAAAGCTCATCTCGTGCTGAAGCGTAAAGCCCAGCCCGTCGAAATCTTTCAGCGCCCGCCCCGATTCGATCGACCCAAGAAGCAGCCGCGCTTCGCGCAGCGACTGCTCCATGTCGATCCACGGACAGTACGCGCGTTCCGCGTCGACGCCGTCCATGTTTTTCGTACAGGGATAGAGCAGCTGAAAGCCGAGATAGCTCATGCCCACCTCGTACACGTCGGGGAAACAAAAGCACACGCGAAAATCGGCGTTTTCCTTCGGCTTCGTGCGCCCCCATTCGGAGCAGGCGTACCGCGACGGCCATTTCGCCCCGGCGATCAATGGCCAGCGCGGATCGTCAAATTCTTCAAATCGCAAAATCAATCATCCTTAATCGAGTAAAGAAGCTCACGGCGCGGCGGCAAAAAAGAATCTCCGCGCTCTGAATCGCAAGTTCATAAGCGCGTCAGGAACGACGCACCGAATACGGCGTCCGCGAATCCGGCACCGCGTTTTCGCGGCGGCTGATCTCGTTTTGTGCGCCCAGCTTCACCGTCACGCCGATCGCCAGTACCGTCGCCAGCAGCGAACTGCCGCCGTAGCTCATCAGCGGCAGAGGCAGCCCCGTCACGGGAAGCAGCCCCATGCTCATGCCGATCGCTTCGAAACTGTGAAACCACAGTGACGCCGACAACGACGCCACAAGGATCTTGACCGTCACGCTGCGCGCCCTCAGGGCAACGCGGATCATGCGCCAGAGAATAAACGACAGCAGCGCCAGCACAAAAAGCCCGCCCACCAGACCGAATTCCTCGGCAAAAACGCTGAAGATGAAATCGGTATGCGGCTCCGGCAAAAAGCGCAGTTTGCTCTGCGCCCCCTGCATGAACCCCTTGCCGAAGAAACGCCCCGACCCCACGGCGATGCGCGACTGGATCACGTTGTATCCGGCGCCGAGAGGATCCAGCTCCGGATTGATGAACACGAGAATCCGCTTCTTCTGATACTCCTTCAGAAACATCCAGCCCAACGGCAGCAGCGCCGCCGCGCCACCCACCAACGAGAGCAGATAGCGCTTCGGCGCGCCCGCCACCAACAGCGCCACAAAGATCATGACGCCGTAGACCAGCGCGCTGCCGAGATCGGGCTGCACGAGTACCAGCAGCGCGGAAACGCCTCCGAGCGCCAGCGCCCCGGCAAAATTTTTCAGGTTGTACGGCGGAAAAAGCGTCAGATGATGCGCCATCACAAAGGCCAATCCCAATTTGACAAATTCCGCCGGTTGGATTTTGAAGAATCCCAAGTTGATCCACGACTGAGCGCCCTTGGCCCGATGTCCCATCACGAACAGCAGCAGCAACAGCAGACAGCAGCAGCCGTAGAGCCAATAGGAAGCGTCGAGAAAAAACTCGTAATCCAGCCGCAGCATCACGGCCAGCATCACGGCCGCCACGGCGCCCCAGATCAGCTGACGCCCGGCATAAAATCTGCCCAGGCCTGCCGGTCCGCCGGCAGCGCTGTAAATCGTCGCCACGCCGGTCAGATACATGAGTCCGACGGCGATCAGCAGCGGATAATCCAGCGCACCCAGCGTATCCCGCCAGGAACCATGGTCGTTCATCACGCGTTGTTTTTCTCGGCCACCCTGCCTATGGCCGTAGAGGCCCGCTTCATGCCCTTCACGGGCACGGAAACTTCGAGCGCCACCATGTTCTCGTCATCGTTCAGGTCGATATCGATTCCTGTGTTGTCAACGTCCATGTATTTGCTGATGACTTTAAGAATGTCCTCGCGGATCGCCGCCATGATCTCGGGAGAGATATCCTTGCGGTCGTGCATGAGCACAATCTGCAGACGTTTTTTGGCGTTGTCCTTGGATTTCGTCCGTTTGAAGATCCGGTTCAGAAAATCAGTCATAGATGCCATCGCGATCACCTACTTACGGCCAAAGAAATGGCGAAGGCTGGCAAGGAAGCCTTTGTCCATGTTCTCCACGTCGAGGAAGGGGACTTCCTCGCCCAGCAGACGGCGTGCAATGTTGGTAAAAGCCGTCGCCGCCGGAGAGTTGGGCGAAAGCGTCAGAGGCTCGCCGTTGTTGGACGAACGCAGCACCAGGTCGTCCTCGGGCACCACGCCGACCAACGGGACGGAAAGGATGTCGAGCACGTCGCTGACCCCGAGCATGTCGCCTTTGCGCATCATCTTCGGCACCAGACGGTTGATGATCAAATGGATTCGCTCTTTGCCCTGGGCCTCGAGCATGCCGATGATGCGATCGGCGTCGCGCACGGGAGCCACGTCGGGCGTGGTCACCACCAGGGCTTCGGAGGCGCCGGCGGAAGCGTTTTTGAATCCCGATTCGATGCCGGCAGGGCAGTCGAAAAGGACGAATTCAAAGTCCTTCTTCAGCTCGTCGCTGAGGGCTTTCATCTGCTCTTCACTGACGCAGTCCTTCTGACGGGTCTGAGCCGTGGGCAGCAGGTAAAGTCCATCGACGCGCTTGTCGCGGATCAGAGCCTTTTTCAGCTCGCAGCTGCCCTCGACGACGTCGACCAGCGTATAGACGATGCGGTTTTCCAATCCGAGGATGATGTCGAGGTTACGAAGTCCCGTATCGCCGTCGACGACCACGACTTTTTTGCCCAGCTTGGCCAAAGCCATGGAGATGTTGGCCGTCGTCGTCGTCTTGCCGACGCCGCCCTTTCCTGAGGTCACTACGATCACGCGTCCCGCCATGGGGGATCTCCTCCTTTGAGTTCTTTCCGTCAATGCCGTTTTCTTCCCTGTCTCCGATGCAGACCGTGACGCTCCGAAGACGTCGGGCTGTTCCGTTTTCTTTTCAGCCGGCGCCGCCTGGACAGCGTCGAACTGCCTTGTCCCCTTCGCAGACCGCACCGCCGCTTTGGGAACGTCAGGCTGATGTGCTGCCGCTACGTTTTCTTCAGCGACGGAAACAACGGACTGTCCCGTCTCGTTTGCGAGCCGTGCCGTTTCGGAAAGTTCTGACTGCTTTTCGTTCTCCGCAGCCCGCGCCACGGCTTGGGCTTGACTCTTTCTCGCCGCAGCGATCAAAGCCTGCCTTTTTTCCAACCTATTCTGCTTCTTCTGTCTGTCTTTTCTGCTCATCAGGACTGCCTTTCTATTTTTCCCACGAGATATCGCCAGCTACAAAGACACCGCCCTCCACGACAATTCGTACGGGTTTGCCCCACCAGGGCGAAGCCCCGGGCTCCATGGCGTTGCTGATCATGGAGCCGATGCGCAACTGATTGGTCTGGTAGCTCAAGGTGATCACCGAAGCGCTGTTATCGCCGTTACAGCCGGCATGCACTTGCCCCTGAATGGCGCCAAGAACGATAATCGAGCCGGTGGCATTGATCTCGGCGCCGTGATGCAGGTCACCCAGCATCAGCACATCGCCGTCATGCTGCAGCGCCTGTCCGCCGCGCAGAGGAATCGAGACGATCTTGAGAGTTCCCTGCGTCACCATAGGACGCTCCGAACCATCGACTTTAAATCCCAGCGACGCCAGATTTTCTTTCGTCGACGGCTCTTCCGCGCTCCACAGCGAGACGGAAAGATTCATCGGGAAAATCACGTCGCGCAGCAGATCAAGCAGCCAGTTTTTCGGCACCTGAAGTTTCTTGAAATCAAAGACGATCTGATGGCCGGTCACCATGCTCCCGGCATCGCGCAGCTCTCGCAGCACGTCCGAGATGCCCGGCAGGATCGCGCCTTCAAAGGCCACGCACACCGATGTGCCGCGTCCTTTGAAGCTGATTTCCTTCTTCTGTGAGGCAAGTTCCATCTATTTTTCCCATTCCTTTCACTGAAATGCGGATTTATCTTTCGTTCGTGCCGCCATTTCCGTTCAGCAGAAAGCTCAGCAGCCGTCCGACCAGAGGTCCGGCCACCCGCCCGCCGCTCTCGCCGCCTTCGATGAAGCAGACGACGGCATAACGCGGCTTTGACGCCGGGGCATAACCGGCAAACACAGCGTGATCCTTGCCGTGATCGTGCTGAACCGTACCGGTTTTGCCCGCAATTTCCACACCGGACACTGCGGCGCGATGACCGGTGCCGCCTTTGGCAACCACCGCCCGCAATCCGGCCTTGACCAATTTCAGATATTCCTGACGAAGCCCGGTAGGCTGTCCTTCCACTTTGGCCGTTTTCAACACGTGCGGACGATAGAAGATGCCGCCGTTGGCGATGGTCGCGTAAACGCTGGCCATCTGCAGCGGCGTAAGCAGTACAAATCCCTGCCCGATCGACATGTTGACCGAGTCGCCTCGAAACCAGCTTTGATGCATCACGTCCCTCTTCCACTCGGGACTGGGCAAAAGGCCCGAAGCCTCACCGGGAAGATCGATCCCCAGCGGACGTCCGAGACCAAAGCGTTCTCCCGCTTCATCGTACTTTTTTACGCCGACCATCTGGCTGGTCTCGTAAAAATAGACGTCGCACGAATCGCGCAGCGCACGCACAAAAGTTTCCCGCCCGTGTCCGCCGCGCCGCCAGCAATGATACAAATTACTGCCCAGGCGAAAAACTCCGGAACAGTGAACCGACGTGTTTTTGTCTGCCACACCGGACTCAAGCGCCGCATAGCCGGTTACCGCTTTAAATATGGAACCGGGCGAGTACTGCCCGCTGATGGCCCGATTCAACAAGGGGCGAGAGCTGTCGAGATTCAGGCCGGCCCATTCAGTCCCAGACACCCCCCAAGCCAGCGGATTCGGATCATAGGAAGGATTCGACCACATCACGACCACTTCGCCGTTGTTCACGTCGAGAGCCACCATCACGCCATTGTAATCCTTCATGAGATCCGAGGCATAGCTCTGTGCGCTCAGATCGATCGTCAGCGTCAGATCCTGTCCGATG containing:
- a CDS encoding TIGR03960 family B12-binding radical SAM protein, which codes for MRFEEFDDPRWPLIAGAKWPSRYACSEWGRTKPKENADFRVCFCFPDVYEVGMSYLGFQLLYPCTKNMDGVDAERAYCPWIDMEQSLREARLLLGSIESGRALKDFDGLGFTLQHEMSFTNILTMLDLGGVPLLASRRADADPIVMAGGPAALVPEPVADFIDIFCLGDGEVVNPPLFDLLKKTKGRARIERLRAAAELDGTYVPALTSCTYDESGAHFASKFPLPRKRLICRDMDAIAPEGMIVPASGIIHDRVAVELFRGCSRGCRFCQAGMIYRPIRERSPEVVDKCIRALIRQTGWEECSLVSLASCDYPQIGTLLQSLSNLHDDGIKVSLPSLRVDNFSVGLAAGLEVMKKGGLTLAPEAGSQRMRDVINKGVTEADLDAALNAAFEHGWQKIKLYFMMGLPTETDDDLRGIVDLAERAASIGRRHSKRAAINVSVAGFVPKGHTPFQWAAQNTREELARKGAFMKKQVKSRAISFKYHESEQSFIEGVLARGDRRVGRAILEAWRLGERFDSWSETFSLERWMEAFARAGIDPAWYAQRERAEDEAFPWDHIDTGVSKSFLLREYRRAREAKVTRDCRSFGCNACGWERRGCEWSEANA
- the rodA gene encoding rod shape-determining protein RodA, which produces MNDHGSWRDTLGALDYPLLIAVGLMYLTGVATIYSAAGGPAGLGRFYAGRQLIWGAVAAVMLAVMLRLDYEFFLDASYWLYGCCCLLLLLLFVMGHRAKGAQSWINLGFFKIQPAEFVKLGLAFVMAHHLTLFPPYNLKNFAGALALGGVSALLVLVQPDLGSALVYGVMIFVALLVAGAPKRYLLSLVGGAAALLPLGWMFLKEYQKKRILVFINPELDPLGAGYNVIQSRIAVGSGRFFGKGFMQGAQSKLRFLPEPHTDFIFSVFAEEFGLVGGLFVLALLSFILWRMIRVALRARSVTVKILVASLSASLWFHSFEAIGMSMGLLPVTGLPLPLMSYGGSSLLATVLAIGVTVKLGAQNEISRRENAVPDSRTPYSVRRS
- the minE gene encoding cell division topological specificity factor MinE; amino-acid sequence: MTDFLNRIFKRTKSKDNAKKRLQIVLMHDRKDISPEIMAAIREDILKVISKYMDVDNTGIDIDLNDDENMVALEVSVPVKGMKRASTAIGRVAEKNNA
- the minD gene encoding septum site-determining protein MinD; protein product: MAGRVIVVTSGKGGVGKTTTTANISMALAKLGKKVVVVDGDTGLRNLDIILGLENRIVYTLVDVVEGSCELKKALIRDKRVDGLYLLPTAQTRQKDCVSEEQMKALSDELKKDFEFVLFDCPAGIESGFKNASAGASEALVVTTPDVAPVRDADRIIGMLEAQGKERIHLIINRLVPKMMRKGDMLGVSDVLDILSVPLVGVVPEDDLVLRSSNNGEPLTLSPNSPAATAFTNIARRLLGEEVPFLDVENMDKGFLASLRHFFGRK
- a CDS encoding septum site-determining protein MinC, whose amino-acid sequence is MELASQKKEISFKGRGTSVCVAFEGAILPGISDVLRELRDAGSMVTGHQIVFDFKKLQVPKNWLLDLLRDVIFPMNLSVSLWSAEEPSTKENLASLGFKVDGSERPMVTQGTLKIVSIPLRGGQALQHDGDVLMLGDLHHGAEINATGSIIVLGAIQGQVHAGCNGDNSASVITLSYQTNQLRIGSMISNAMEPGASPWWGKPVRIVVEGGVFVAGDISWEK
- the mrdA gene encoding penicillin-binding protein 2, with amino-acid sequence MTTNLSEQPTQRLLSDTRLNFWCAVATGSFVVLAAALALFQVLWSDRYVGLALKNRLRLIRMPPARGQIYDRKGLPLALNVMTFDIMGYPLDLQRDEVKQKLLGALQRARLPHDPEKLEQRIKNLYWAPYRAISLVSNLTMLQMTSLMEDPEFPEVLFPLPVWRRTYPAGPLASHVVGYVGEISEQELRSVETGENKSYIGGDVIGKSGVEKYYEDVLRGSIGERAVEVDARGRQRRTLNETMPGIGQDLTLTIDLSAQSYASDLMKDYNGVMVALDVNNGEVVVMWSNPSYDPNPLAWGVSGTEWAGLNLDSSRPLLNRAISGQYSPGSIFKAVTGYAALESGVADKNTSVHCSGVFRLGSNLYHCWRRGGHGRETFVRALRDSCDVYFYETSQMVGVKKYDEAGERFGLGRPLGIDLPGEASGLLPSPEWKRDVMHQSWFRGDSVNMSIGQGFVLLTPLQMASVYATIANGGIFYRPHVLKTAKVEGQPTGLRQEYLKLVKAGLRAVVAKGGTGHRAAVSGVEIAGKTGTVQHDHGKDHAVFAGYAPASKPRYAVVCFIEGGESGGRVAGPLVGRLLSFLLNGNGGTNER